In Lytechinus variegatus isolate NC3 chromosome 18, Lvar_3.0, whole genome shotgun sequence, a single genomic region encodes these proteins:
- the LOC121431806 gene encoding 40S ribosomal protein S24-like isoform X1 — protein sequence MLQGEAITIRTRKFMTNRLLNRRQMVVDVIHPGQATVKKTEIRERLAQAYKTTPDVIFAFGFKTQFGGGRTSGFALIYDTLDFAKKYEPKYRLARHGLYEKPKTSSKQRKERKNRQKKVRGTKKAKVTAGKKR from the exons ATGCTACAGGGGGAAGCTATCACGATCAGAACAAGGAAGTTTATGACCAACCGCCTTCTCAACAGAAGGCAAATG GTTGTTGATGTGATCCATCCAGGCCAAGCCACCGTCAAGAAGACGGAGATCCGCGAGCGCCTTGCCCAGGCCTACAAGACCACACCCGATGTCATCTTCGCCTTTGGCTTCAAGACCCAGTTTGGTGGCGGACGCACCTCGGGATTTGCCCTCATCTACGACACCCTGGACTTTGCCAAGAAATATGAACCCAAATACAGATTAGCAAGA CATGGACTTTACGAGAAGCCCAAGACCTCATCCAAGcagaggaaagaaaggaagaacaGACAGAAGAAGGTCCGCGGAACCAAGAAGGCGAAGGTGACGGCAGGCAAGAAG CGTTGA
- the LOC121431806 gene encoding 40S ribosomal protein S24-like isoform X2, producing the protein MLQGEAITIRTRKFMTNRLLNRRQMVVDVIHPGQATVKKTEIRERLAQAYKTTPDVIFAFGFKTQFGGGRTSGFALIYDTLDFAKKYEPKYRLARHGLYEKPKTSSKQRKERKNRQKKVRGTKKAKVTAGKK; encoded by the exons ATGCTACAGGGGGAAGCTATCACGATCAGAACAAGGAAGTTTATGACCAACCGCCTTCTCAACAGAAGGCAAATG GTTGTTGATGTGATCCATCCAGGCCAAGCCACCGTCAAGAAGACGGAGATCCGCGAGCGCCTTGCCCAGGCCTACAAGACCACACCCGATGTCATCTTCGCCTTTGGCTTCAAGACCCAGTTTGGTGGCGGACGCACCTCGGGATTTGCCCTCATCTACGACACCCTGGACTTTGCCAAGAAATATGAACCCAAATACAGATTAGCAAGA CATGGACTTTACGAGAAGCCCAAGACCTCATCCAAGcagaggaaagaaaggaagaacaGACAGAAGAAGGTCCGCGGAACCAAGAAGGCGAAGGTGACGGCAGGCAAGAAG
- the LOC121431806 gene encoding 40S ribosomal protein S24-like isoform X4 produces the protein MGEAITIRTRKFMTNRLLNRRQMVVDVIHPGQATVKKTEIRERLAQAYKTTPDVIFAFGFKTQFGGGRTSGFALIYDTLDFAKKYEPKYRLARHGLYEKPKTSSKQRKERKNRQKKVRGTKKAKVTAGKK, from the exons ATG GGGGAAGCTATCACGATCAGAACAAGGAAGTTTATGACCAACCGCCTTCTCAACAGAAGGCAAATG GTTGTTGATGTGATCCATCCAGGCCAAGCCACCGTCAAGAAGACGGAGATCCGCGAGCGCCTTGCCCAGGCCTACAAGACCACACCCGATGTCATCTTCGCCTTTGGCTTCAAGACCCAGTTTGGTGGCGGACGCACCTCGGGATTTGCCCTCATCTACGACACCCTGGACTTTGCCAAGAAATATGAACCCAAATACAGATTAGCAAGA CATGGACTTTACGAGAAGCCCAAGACCTCATCCAAGcagaggaaagaaaggaagaacaGACAGAAGAAGGTCCGCGGAACCAAGAAGGCGAAGGTGACGGCAGGCAAGAAG
- the LOC121431806 gene encoding 40S ribosomal protein S24-like isoform X3, with translation MGEAITIRTRKFMTNRLLNRRQMVVDVIHPGQATVKKTEIRERLAQAYKTTPDVIFAFGFKTQFGGGRTSGFALIYDTLDFAKKYEPKYRLARHGLYEKPKTSSKQRKERKNRQKKVRGTKKAKVTAGKKR, from the exons ATG GGGGAAGCTATCACGATCAGAACAAGGAAGTTTATGACCAACCGCCTTCTCAACAGAAGGCAAATG GTTGTTGATGTGATCCATCCAGGCCAAGCCACCGTCAAGAAGACGGAGATCCGCGAGCGCCTTGCCCAGGCCTACAAGACCACACCCGATGTCATCTTCGCCTTTGGCTTCAAGACCCAGTTTGGTGGCGGACGCACCTCGGGATTTGCCCTCATCTACGACACCCTGGACTTTGCCAAGAAATATGAACCCAAATACAGATTAGCAAGA CATGGACTTTACGAGAAGCCCAAGACCTCATCCAAGcagaggaaagaaaggaagaacaGACAGAAGAAGGTCCGCGGAACCAAGAAGGCGAAGGTGACGGCAGGCAAGAAG CGTTGA
- the LOC121432178 gene encoding uncharacterized protein LOC121432178, whose amino-acid sequence MSEKEPIFGAPKGAEEGAPSQSPMYYDSTQSPRAKCILYSFVGVIIINVLVALILCFYQGARTKRDGFLYFLMACCLIGLVAAEIILIPMLRRGDLVKEKSWFLYFFGFCILLESIFTDILVMN is encoded by the exons ATGAGTGAGAAAGAACCAATCTTTGGTGCCCCAAAGGGAGCAGAAGAAGGAGCCCCATCACAGTCACCCATGTATTACGATTCTACGCAGAGCCCTCGTGCT AAATGTATCCTGTATAGTTTTGTCggtgtcatcatcatcaatgttcTT GTCGCTTTGATTCTATGCTTCTATCAAGGAGCAAGAACTAAACGAGATGGTTTCCTGTATTTCTTAATGGCTTGCTGTCTTATTGGTCTCGTAGCAGCTGAAATCATTCTA ATACCTATGTTGAGAAGAGGGGATTTGgtgaaagaaaaatcatggtttcTTTACTTCTTTGGATTCTGCATTCTCCTGgaatcaatttttacagatattCTGGTAATGAACTAG